From a region of the Anaerobaca lacustris genome:
- a CDS encoding fused MFS/spermidine synthase: MKATAQGRPVRAVHRRWILPLFLVSGATGLIYEVTWMRSLGTVFGNTVYAASTVLTAFMLGLAIGSWRIGRRADRVTRPVRLYAVLELGIGAYGFAFPTILGLVDRFYLWFFQTYEPGVYTLNLVRFIVSVLILLLPTALMGGTLPILSGFWAASASEKKSTQRTGQGVGYLYAANTFGAVLGTFLAGYYLIRLLGVNASIYATATTNLAIASVAWLISLGIGPRAVIAGSAKRKQKGLASLKERIARAQESPAVYSERVRTIVLGGVLVAGFCGMAMEVLWTRVLVFVLETSAYAFACMLTCFILGIALGSLLSSVLLVPRLKDPIFGFAAIEFALALSLLGSIGMLGWLWHVDALVLKHVVDWKISFAGDTVVHFIDTLLVMFVPTVLMGMVFPLAVRICAPAWETVGRRVGQVYAADTVGSVLGASAAGFLMVPWLGLRNSFLVVVAVLFVLATVLVALSDKRRLALAAGGAVVSTVLIAVSVLAIPHDVFLQTMNTYHHPSDIVFIHDDATGTVTVHDLPDGDRLIAVDGVNVAGVDLMLRTTQKLQAYAPLFVHEDPQDVVQIGYGSGETCGIGLDFGIARYTIVDVCPGVFEAGAFFEEINRRSYANPNLRKIIMDGKNFVKMTEEKFDVIMNDSTYPGTTGSSALYTYDHFKACRERLKPNGVVSCWLPLDLRPEDFRLILRSFQAAMPHSSLWFVNNCVNKHAVLLATLEPMQLDFRRIKAIAERPDIAKDLEEINVYSVYDFLDCLIVGEEDLRTLAGQGPLHTDDKPYLEFGAAIKRDVEGSWLEIMRAISAHCTPLLTHVTNVGPLPDEREDPRVVLQQYSQATTHVLQGVVGALLGDPDIMNEQFAAAKRVNPHDRDVDSILEELRMEIQALEEAVERTPGVAELRGRLAKRYMLSQDYGRAVEQYEYFVRLAPRDAAGWNNLGICYRRVNSFDQAAAAFEHALQRDPGLLGAYTNLAETRDAQGDLPGAMVVLERMLPLLPRDGQARTHDVLAQLSFRRQDHALAVRHLDRAIELAAGDRAMQQVLIARRQKIQQLIDGQAR; this comes from the coding sequence ATGAAAGCGACAGCGCAAGGCCGCCCGGTTCGGGCCGTTCACCGAAGATGGATCCTCCCCTTGTTTCTGGTTTCCGGCGCCACCGGTCTGATCTACGAAGTGACGTGGATGCGGTCCCTCGGCACGGTGTTCGGCAATACGGTCTACGCGGCCAGCACGGTCCTGACGGCCTTCATGCTGGGCCTGGCGATCGGAAGCTGGCGGATCGGCCGCCGGGCCGACCGCGTGACGCGACCGGTGCGGCTCTACGCCGTCCTGGAACTGGGCATCGGCGCGTACGGCTTCGCCTTCCCGACCATCCTCGGTCTCGTGGATCGATTTTATCTCTGGTTCTTCCAGACATACGAGCCGGGCGTCTACACGCTGAATCTGGTTCGTTTCATCGTCTCGGTCCTCATCCTTCTGCTTCCCACCGCCCTGATGGGCGGGACCTTGCCGATCCTGAGCGGGTTCTGGGCGGCTTCGGCGAGCGAGAAGAAATCCACGCAGCGGACCGGGCAGGGCGTCGGCTATCTCTACGCGGCCAATACGTTCGGCGCCGTCCTTGGCACCTTCCTGGCCGGCTACTATCTGATCCGCCTGCTCGGCGTCAACGCCTCGATCTACGCGACCGCAACCACCAACCTCGCGATCGCCTCTGTGGCGTGGCTGATCTCTCTGGGCATCGGGCCGCGAGCGGTGATCGCCGGTTCCGCCAAACGCAAGCAGAAGGGCCTCGCCTCGCTCAAGGAGCGGATCGCCCGCGCGCAGGAATCGCCCGCCGTATACTCCGAACGCGTCCGGACGATTGTCCTGGGCGGCGTCCTTGTCGCAGGGTTCTGCGGAATGGCGATGGAGGTGCTGTGGACCCGGGTGCTCGTGTTCGTTCTGGAAACGTCCGCCTACGCCTTCGCCTGCATGCTGACGTGCTTCATCCTCGGCATCGCCCTGGGGAGTCTGCTGTCGAGTGTCCTGTTGGTGCCCCGTCTGAAGGACCCGATCTTCGGGTTCGCCGCGATTGAGTTTGCGCTGGCGCTGTCTCTGCTGGGGTCCATCGGGATGCTCGGCTGGCTCTGGCACGTCGATGCCCTGGTCCTCAAGCACGTGGTGGACTGGAAGATCTCGTTCGCGGGCGATACCGTGGTCCATTTCATCGACACGCTGCTCGTGATGTTCGTACCGACGGTGCTGATGGGGATGGTCTTTCCCCTTGCGGTGCGGATCTGCGCACCGGCGTGGGAGACGGTGGGTCGGCGCGTGGGACAGGTGTACGCGGCCGACACGGTGGGCAGCGTCCTGGGGGCCTCCGCCGCCGGCTTCCTGATGGTGCCGTGGCTCGGCCTGCGCAACAGCTTCCTCGTGGTCGTGGCGGTCCTCTTTGTGCTGGCGACTGTACTGGTCGCCCTCTCGGACAAACGACGCCTTGCGCTGGCCGCCGGAGGGGCGGTGGTCTCGACGGTGCTGATCGCCGTGTCGGTGCTGGCGATCCCGCACGACGTGTTCCTGCAAACGATGAACACCTATCACCATCCCAGCGATATCGTGTTCATCCACGACGACGCCACCGGGACGGTGACGGTTCACGATCTGCCGGACGGCGACCGGCTGATCGCCGTCGACGGTGTCAACGTCGCGGGCGTGGACCTGATGCTGCGGACGACCCAGAAGCTCCAGGCCTACGCGCCGCTGTTCGTTCACGAGGACCCGCAGGACGTGGTCCAGATCGGTTACGGCAGCGGCGAGACCTGCGGTATCGGACTGGACTTTGGAATCGCCCGGTATACGATCGTGGACGTCTGTCCGGGCGTTTTCGAGGCGGGCGCGTTCTTCGAGGAAATCAACCGCCGCTCGTACGCCAATCCCAACCTCCGCAAAATCATCATGGACGGCAAGAATTTCGTCAAGATGACCGAGGAGAAGTTCGACGTCATCATGAACGATTCGACTTATCCGGGCACCACGGGCAGCTCGGCCCTCTATACGTACGATCACTTCAAAGCCTGTCGCGAGCGGCTCAAACCCAACGGCGTCGTCTCCTGCTGGCTTCCGCTGGACCTTCGTCCGGAGGACTTCCGGCTCATCCTGCGCAGCTTCCAGGCGGCGATGCCGCACAGCTCGCTGTGGTTCGTCAACAACTGCGTGAACAAGCACGCCGTGCTCCTGGCGACGCTGGAGCCGATGCAACTGGACTTCCGGCGGATCAAGGCCATCGCCGAGCGCCCCGACATCGCCAAAGACCTCGAAGAGATCAACGTGTACTCGGTCTACGACTTCCTGGACTGTCTGATCGTGGGCGAGGAGGACCTGCGAACGCTCGCCGGGCAGGGGCCTCTGCACACCGACGACAAGCCCTATCTGGAGTTCGGCGCCGCCATCAAGCGGGACGTGGAAGGCTCGTGGCTGGAGATCATGCGGGCCATCAGCGCGCATTGCACGCCCTTGCTGACCCACGTGACCAACGTCGGCCCGTTGCCGGACGAGCGGGAGGACCCGAGGGTCGTCCTCCAGCAATACAGTCAGGCGACCACCCACGTGTTGCAGGGTGTCGTGGGCGCCCTGCTCGGCGATCCGGACATCATGAACGAACAGTTCGCCGCCGCCAAGCGGGTCAATCCCCACGACCGGGACGTGGACAGCATTCTCGAAGAGTTGCGCATGGAGATCCAGGCCCTGGAAGAGGCGGTGGAACGAACGCCGGGGGTTGCCGAGTTGCGGGGCCGCCTGGCGAAACGCTACATGCTGTCGCAGGACTACGGTCGCGCCGTCGAGCAGTACGAGTATTTCGTCCGCCTGGCGCCCCGCGACGCGGCGGGCTGGAACAACCTGGGGATCTGTTACCGGCGCGTCAACTCGTTCGACCAGGCGGCTGCCGCCTTCGAGCACGCCCTGCAACGAGACCCCGGCCTGCTCGGTGCGTACACGAATCTCGCCGAAACCCGCGACGCCCAGGGCGACCTGCCCGGAGCGATGGTGGTTCTGGAACGCATGCTGCCCCTGTTGCCTCGTGACGGGCAGGCTCGCACGCACGATGTGCTCGCTCAGTTGAGCTTCCGCCGACAGGACCACGCCCTGGCGGTGCGGCACCTCGACCGCGCGATCGAACTGGCCGCCGGCGACCGCGCCATGCAGCAGGTCCTCATCGCCCGACGGCAGAAGATCCAGCAGTTGATCGACGGACAGGCGCGCTGA
- a CDS encoding YkgJ family cysteine cluster protein: MAQKSQCDKCTGLCCRYFALPIETPETKEDFDDVRWYLCHKDVTVFVEDGDWYVNIKNKCRHLSETDYRCGIYEKRPHICRKYKHSDCDFVDGEYDYELHFTNDKEMEEYIRIKFENNVTEKQRAVKHKGKTRKA, translated from the coding sequence ATGGCCCAAAAGAGTCAATGCGACAAGTGTACGGGATTGTGTTGTCGGTATTTCGCACTGCCGATCGAGACGCCGGAGACCAAGGAGGACTTCGACGACGTTCGATGGTACCTGTGCCACAAGGACGTGACGGTGTTCGTCGAGGACGGCGACTGGTACGTGAACATCAAGAACAAGTGCCGCCATCTTTCGGAGACGGACTACCGCTGTGGGATCTACGAGAAGCGGCCGCACATCTGCCGTAAGTACAAGCACTCGGATTGCGATTTCGTCGATGGCGAATACGACTACGAGCTGCACTTCACCAACGACAAGGAGATGGAAGAGTACATCCGGATCAAGTTCGAGAACAACGTGACCGAGAAGCAGCGCGCCGTGAAGCACAAAGGGAAGACCAGGAAGGCATGA
- a CDS encoding DUF6057 family protein, which translates to MAETTQARTSKGMTLRAQWLPQNLLFFVLCFLYLWLVVEPHLIYHCFGTILPDAPLFATGRAFLLNRLAVPGGGVLYVAGLLSQGYYHACLGALIIILVALGIGESLRRHLALAGAANTGSLTALPAVAFFLIYSHYKHPLPAALAVWLGLVLALAFEKLAFRRTWVRIATCVPMAAFAFWMGGSGALLVFATTAAVHAIFLRRNWTLAILIPPTSVAVVWVPAQYVFLIAPRRAFSILTPFVPSVVTGAGPFLRVLIYCLYGLAPLAVLLTFVGSRLVAWRRQKSAGRSKKTKRRDKHGASRHKRSFPAALFKPALAAAPIVLMALGLYFDRDELRKPYVLSNYYACEKRWDDVLALGRRLPKGRINVFVNHDILRALYHTGRLPYDMFTFPLNPHALLITHEQRESDLALYKLSNAFLELGHANLAQKLASELLATKDHLGVALETLGQVSLVKGQPDTARIYLNALKRDPIRQETAQSWLHDLDHGLSPDRAAYIERIRSCMPDDPLAVAAAEPLERTLARLLERNPRNKMAFEYLMACYLLTGKVDKIVENLHRLDELGYHTTPTLYEEAVLIHYGAQRQKPDLGRIKISPGTIQRYQRFVQIRGSMQPQTQQATFNLLIREFGTSYFFYFAFGSVGLV; encoded by the coding sequence ATGGCGGAAACCACACAAGCCCGGACAAGCAAGGGCATGACGCTCAGAGCCCAATGGCTGCCGCAGAACCTGCTGTTCTTCGTGCTGTGCTTCCTGTACCTATGGCTGGTTGTCGAGCCCCACCTGATCTACCACTGCTTCGGAACGATCCTCCCGGATGCCCCGCTGTTCGCCACGGGCCGGGCCTTTCTGCTGAACCGCCTGGCTGTGCCGGGCGGCGGTGTTCTTTATGTGGCCGGGCTGCTGTCGCAGGGATACTACCACGCATGCCTGGGGGCCCTGATCATCATACTGGTGGCCTTGGGGATCGGCGAATCGCTCCGGCGGCATCTGGCCCTTGCCGGTGCCGCAAACACCGGCTCGCTGACCGCCCTGCCGGCGGTTGCCTTCTTCCTGATCTACAGCCACTACAAACATCCCCTGCCGGCCGCCCTGGCCGTCTGGCTGGGACTCGTCCTGGCCCTTGCCTTCGAGAAACTCGCATTTCGCCGCACCTGGGTTCGCATCGCGACCTGTGTTCCGATGGCTGCCTTCGCCTTCTGGATGGGCGGGTCGGGGGCGTTGCTGGTGTTCGCGACAACGGCTGCGGTCCATGCAATCTTCCTTCGCAGGAATTGGACGCTGGCCATTCTCATCCCGCCCACGAGCGTCGCAGTGGTCTGGGTCCCCGCCCAGTACGTGTTCCTGATCGCCCCGCGCCGGGCGTTCTCAATCCTGACGCCATTCGTCCCATCGGTCGTCACCGGTGCCGGACCATTCCTGAGGGTCCTGATCTACTGTCTGTACGGGCTGGCGCCTCTGGCCGTGCTGCTGACCTTTGTCGGCAGCCGCCTGGTCGCCTGGAGAAGGCAGAAGTCCGCCGGCCGTTCGAAGAAGACCAAGAGACGCGACAAGCACGGTGCTTCACGACACAAGAGGTCGTTCCCGGCAGCCCTCTTCAAGCCGGCCCTGGCCGCCGCACCGATCGTCTTGATGGCCCTCGGGCTGTATTTCGACCGTGACGAGCTGCGCAAGCCCTATGTCCTGTCGAACTACTACGCGTGCGAGAAGCGATGGGACGACGTCCTGGCGCTCGGCCGCCGGCTGCCCAAAGGCAGGATCAACGTCTTCGTCAATCACGATATCCTTCGGGCCCTCTATCACACCGGCCGGCTCCCCTACGACATGTTCACGTTCCCCCTGAACCCACACGCTCTTCTGATTACGCACGAGCAACGGGAGTCCGATCTGGCCCTGTACAAGCTCAGCAACGCCTTTCTGGAGCTCGGCCACGCCAACCTGGCCCAGAAGCTGGCCTCGGAGCTGCTGGCAACCAAGGACCATCTCGGCGTCGCCCTGGAGACGTTGGGGCAGGTCAGCCTCGTCAAGGGCCAGCCCGACACGGCGCGGATCTATCTGAACGCACTAAAGCGGGACCCGATCCGCCAGGAGACCGCTCAATCATGGTTGCACGATCTGGACCACGGCCTGTCGCCCGATCGGGCCGCCTACATCGAGCGAATCCGCTCCTGCATGCCGGACGACCCGCTGGCGGTGGCCGCCGCCGAGCCCCTCGAACGGACCCTGGCCAGGCTGCTGGAGCGGAACCCGCGCAATAAGATGGCCTTCGAGTACCTCATGGCGTGCTATCTGCTGACCGGCAAAGTCGACAAGATCGTCGAGAATCTGCACCGCCTCGACGAGTTGGGCTACCACACAACCCCCACCCTGTATGAAGAGGCCGTCCTGATCCACTACGGGGCCCAGAGGCAGAAGCCCGACCTGGGACGCATCAAGATAAGCCCTGGAACCATCCAGAGATACCAACGGTTCGTGCAAATCCGAGGTTCGATGCAGCCCCAGACCCAGCAGGCGACATTCAACCTGCTGATCCGCGAGTTCGGCACCAGCTACTTCTTCTATTTCGCCTTCGGGTCGGTGGGCCTGGTGTAG
- a CDS encoding TolB family protein — protein MASQLRKRFVVTAFVGCIVVATALWPASCSPSAVDQYSEVAREPDISPDYSGTVIPANIAPLNLQIREEGRAYFLKVHSQHGVPVTAFGKTGQMRLSARPWRKLLDANRGRDLHFDIYVQGQDRQWRRFQTVTNTIAKEDIDGTLVFRLMKPLYNWWKDIGIYQRNLAGFDTSVVLHGRSFGEGCLNCHSFAGNDPETLSISLRSATYGSHTLLAQDGQVEKVGAKWGYTAWHPSGRVAVYSINKVIQFFRAGAMEVRDVADLDSALVCYDVESRTATSPPELADKDRLETYPAWSPDGKFLYYCSAPILWEDRNKVPPDNYEDLKYDLLRIGYDIETGQWGQAETILSAQETGLSILLPRVSPDGRFLLFCMCDYGCFPVYQPSSDLYIMDLATRQYRRLAINSEFSESWHSWSSNSRWIAFSSKRQGGLFTRTYLSYIDEAGTAHKPFVVPQKDPTTYDSLLETYSTPELVTGPVNVRKWRLAQAARAGPSIATDIPITGASPKTVPSDPWQERE, from the coding sequence GTGGCAAGTCAGTTGAGAAAACGATTCGTCGTCACGGCCTTCGTTGGCTGCATCGTCGTCGCGACAGCCCTCTGGCCGGCGTCCTGCTCTCCCAGCGCCGTGGACCAATACAGCGAGGTCGCGCGCGAGCCCGACATCAGCCCGGACTACTCGGGAACCGTCATCCCGGCCAACATCGCCCCTCTGAATCTCCAGATCCGGGAGGAAGGCCGCGCGTATTTCCTCAAGGTCCACTCGCAACACGGCGTACCGGTCACCGCATTCGGCAAGACGGGGCAGATGCGCCTCTCTGCTCGTCCATGGCGCAAGCTGCTGGACGCCAACCGGGGTCGTGACCTGCATTTCGACATTTACGTCCAGGGCCAGGACCGCCAATGGCGGCGTTTTCAGACCGTCACCAACACCATCGCCAAGGAAGACATCGACGGGACCCTGGTATTCCGGCTCATGAAGCCACTCTACAACTGGTGGAAGGACATCGGCATCTACCAGCGGAACCTCGCCGGCTTCGATACCTCGGTCGTCCTGCATGGCCGATCGTTCGGCGAAGGGTGCCTGAACTGTCACAGCTTCGCCGGCAACGACCCCGAGACCCTGTCCATCAGCCTGCGCAGCGCCACATACGGCAGCCACACGCTGCTGGCCCAGGACGGGCAGGTCGAGAAGGTCGGCGCCAAATGGGGCTACACGGCGTGGCACCCCAGCGGTCGTGTCGCCGTGTATTCGATCAACAAGGTCATCCAGTTTTTCCGCGCCGGGGCGATGGAGGTGCGGGATGTGGCCGATCTGGACTCGGCGCTGGTCTGTTACGACGTTGAAAGCCGCACGGCGACCTCTCCGCCCGAACTGGCCGACAAAGACCGGCTCGAAACCTATCCCGCGTGGTCACCCGACGGCAAGTTCCTCTACTATTGCAGCGCCCCGATCCTGTGGGAGGACCGCAACAAGGTGCCGCCCGACAACTACGAGGATCTCAAATACGATCTGCTGCGTATCGGCTACGACATCGAGACGGGCCAATGGGGCCAGGCGGAGACCATCCTATCGGCCCAGGAGACGGGCCTGAGCATCCTGTTGCCCAGGGTCTCGCCGGACGGGCGGTTCCTGCTGTTCTGCATGTGCGACTACGGCTGCTTCCCCGTCTATCAGCCCAGCAGCGACCTCTACATCATGGACTTGGCCACCCGACAGTACCGCAGGCTGGCGATCAACAGCGAGTTCTCGGAATCGTGGCACAGTTGGTCGAGCAACAGCCGCTGGATCGCCTTCAGCAGCAAGCGTCAGGGCGGCCTGTTCACCCGGACGTATCTGAGCTACATCGACGAGGCCGGGACGGCGCACAAACCCTTCGTCGTGCCTCAGAAAGACCCGACCACCTACGATTCGCTCCTTGAGACGTACAGTACCCCGGAACTGGTCACCGGACCGGTCAACGTAAGGAAGTGGCGGCTCGCCCAGGCGGCCCGCGCCGGGCCGTCCATCGCGACCGACATCCCCATCACAGGGGCCAGCCCGAAGACAGTGCCGTCCGATCCCTGGCAGGAACGGGAGTAG
- a CDS encoding HYExAFE family protein, with translation MRDSSANHYERAFEGWLIDQQVPYVRADEHKRIGTMRQSVKNFDFLLYAPLGRRIIVEVKGRTFRGTTLAGLKGLECWVTRDDVRGLRAWQKALGPGHEAAFVFAYRAARVDVDFDGRDVLRLDRDCYVFLGIRIEDYQRHMRVRSRRWQTVTLAADRFRAHAIDLSALLA, from the coding sequence ATGCGGGACTCTTCGGCCAATCATTACGAACGCGCGTTCGAAGGCTGGCTGATCGACCAGCAGGTGCCGTACGTTCGCGCCGACGAGCACAAGCGGATCGGCACGATGCGCCAGTCCGTCAAGAATTTCGACTTCCTCCTCTACGCCCCTCTCGGACGACGCATCATCGTCGAGGTCAAGGGCCGCACGTTCAGAGGGACCACGCTGGCCGGGCTCAAAGGGCTGGAATGCTGGGTCACGCGGGACGACGTCCGGGGCCTGCGGGCGTGGCAGAAGGCCCTCGGACCCGGCCATGAGGCGGCGTTCGTCTTCGCCTACCGTGCCGCCCGCGTCGATGTGGACTTCGACGGCCGCGATGTCCTCCGCCTGGATCGGGACTGCTACGTCTTTCTGGGCATTCGCATCGAGGACTATCAGCGGCACATGAGAGTCCGCAGCCGTCGATGGCAGACGGTGACGCTGGCGGCCGACCGGTTCCGCGCCCATGCGATCGACCTGTCGGCGCTGCTGGCGTAG
- the hisS gene encoding histidine--tRNA ligase — translation MKIPPVKGTRDFYPPEMARRNWIIDGWKSVSIRNGFEEYDGPIFEYLKMYQVKSGDEIVEQLFSLQDRGGRDLAIRPEITPTLARMVNQQINALPRPIKWFSVPRLCRAERPQKGRLREFFQWNIDIIGIDSPEADAEVIFTSLDYLRRVGLTAADVRAKISSRRLLASVLRGLGIDEGGLDAMYALLDKKAKLPADTFDALLAEQVPDKGQAARISDFMALDSIDEIQRVVALDDEIRAAIEQMQNVFATLELMGVADYCVFDPTIVRGLAYYTGVVFEIHDIVGELRAICGGGRYDNLLRDFGGPAIPATGMGMGDCVLEILLHQKGLLDSQVPPRRLEFFVACADGALAKAMYAVAARLRACGRSANFSYKLGGLSKQLKEASAQNAGRCIIIGQEYLDKQELIVKDMASGEQTQIHVDRFLSELGTT, via the coding sequence ATGAAGATACCACCGGTCAAAGGAACGCGGGATTTCTATCCGCCCGAGATGGCCCGGCGGAACTGGATCATCGACGGATGGAAGAGCGTCTCGATTCGCAACGGGTTCGAGGAATACGACGGTCCGATCTTCGAATACCTCAAGATGTACCAGGTCAAGAGCGGCGACGAGATCGTCGAGCAGCTCTTTTCGCTCCAGGACCGCGGCGGTCGCGATCTGGCGATCCGCCCGGAGATCACCCCGACGCTGGCGCGGATGGTCAATCAACAGATCAACGCGTTGCCCCGGCCGATCAAGTGGTTCTCCGTGCCCAGACTGTGCCGGGCCGAGCGTCCGCAGAAAGGGCGGCTGCGCGAGTTCTTTCAGTGGAACATCGACATCATCGGCATCGACAGTCCGGAGGCGGACGCCGAGGTGATCTTCACGTCGCTGGATTACCTGCGCAGGGTCGGCCTGACCGCTGCCGACGTCCGCGCGAAGATCTCCAGCCGGCGGCTTCTGGCGTCGGTGTTGCGAGGGCTCGGCATCGACGAAGGCGGGCTCGACGCGATGTACGCCCTGCTGGACAAGAAGGCCAAGCTGCCCGCCGATACGTTCGATGCGCTGCTGGCCGAGCAGGTCCCGGACAAGGGGCAGGCCGCTCGGATATCCGATTTCATGGCGTTGGATTCCATCGATGAAATCCAACGCGTGGTGGCCCTCGATGACGAGATTCGTGCGGCCATCGAGCAGATGCAGAACGTCTTCGCGACGCTGGAACTGATGGGTGTGGCCGACTACTGCGTCTTCGATCCGACCATCGTGCGCGGTTTGGCCTACTACACGGGCGTGGTGTTCGAGATCCACGATATCGTGGGCGAATTGCGGGCCATCTGCGGCGGGGGGCGGTACGACAACCTTCTTCGCGATTTCGGCGGTCCGGCGATCCCCGCCACGGGGATGGGGATGGGCGACTGCGTGTTGGAGATCCTGCTGCATCAGAAGGGCCTTCTGGACAGTCAGGTGCCGCCCCGACGACTGGAGTTTTTCGTCGCCTGTGCGGACGGCGCCCTGGCCAAAGCGATGTACGCGGTTGCGGCCAGGCTGCGCGCCTGTGGGCGGTCGGCCAATTTCAGCTACAAGCTGGGCGGGCTCTCGAAGCAACTGAAGGAGGCCTCCGCCCAGAACGCCGGGCGGTGTATTATCATCGGCCAGGAGTACCTCGACAAACAGGAGCTGATCGTCAAGGATATGGCCAGCGGCGAGCAAACGCAGATTCATGTGGATCGGTTCCTGTCGGAACTGGGCACGACATAA
- a CDS encoding esterase, protein MSGFGLCRFIVSVALLLSVAGLPAAAQQGGAEFWPQVHSNRRVTFYLRAPAAQHATLEASFLSEPAPMTKDAEGLWSVTAGPLDPEIYEYNFKVDGLAIPDPMNPFVKVWRRSARSMVLVPGDPPMFYEEQDVPHGTVHVHRYRSKSLDVTRGLYVYTPPGYETSGPLKYPVLYLLHGSGDTEDAWTVVGRANLIADNALAAGRARPMIVVMPYGHTPSIASDRARPRNWKSFESDLIGDVIPFVEKNYRAHRGSEHRAIVGLSMGGGQSLRIGLGRPEMFGWVGAFSSSAPSGEELDALLARPERLNETLRLLWIGCGRKDFLFEANQKFLAALDAKAIRHTAHITDGGHEWPLWRHYLNEVLPLLFDAGR, encoded by the coding sequence ATGAGCGGGTTTGGTCTGTGTCGATTCATCGTGTCGGTGGCCTTGCTGTTGAGTGTGGCTGGTCTGCCGGCCGCGGCCCAGCAGGGAGGCGCGGAATTCTGGCCTCAGGTGCATTCGAATCGCAGGGTGACGTTCTACCTTCGCGCTCCGGCTGCTCAGCATGCGACGCTTGAGGCGAGCTTCCTCTCGGAGCCCGCGCCGATGACGAAGGACGCCGAGGGGCTGTGGTCGGTCACCGCCGGGCCACTCGATCCGGAAATCTACGAGTACAACTTCAAGGTGGACGGCCTGGCGATCCCCGATCCGATGAATCCGTTCGTCAAGGTCTGGCGGCGCAGCGCGCGGAGCATGGTCCTGGTTCCCGGCGATCCTCCGATGTTCTATGAGGAGCAGGACGTTCCTCATGGGACCGTGCACGTCCACCGTTATCGTTCGAAGTCGCTCGATGTCACGCGGGGCCTGTACGTTTATACGCCGCCCGGCTACGAAACGTCTGGGCCACTGAAGTACCCCGTGCTCTATCTGCTGCATGGCAGCGGAGACACGGAAGACGCCTGGACCGTCGTTGGACGGGCCAACCTGATCGCAGACAACGCCCTGGCCGCCGGGCGGGCCCGGCCGATGATTGTCGTGATGCCGTACGGACATACGCCGAGCATCGCGTCCGACCGAGCGCGGCCTCGCAACTGGAAGAGCTTCGAGAGCGACCTGATCGGCGACGTCATTCCCTTCGTGGAGAAAAACTACCGCGCGCACCGCGGCTCGGAGCATCGGGCGATTGTCGGGTTGTCGATGGGAGGGGGCCAATCGCTGCGGATCGGGCTCGGACGTCCGGAGATGTTCGGCTGGGTCGGGGCATTCAGCTCGAGCGCACCGTCCGGCGAAGAACTCGACGCGCTGCTGGCCAGGCCGGAGCGGCTCAATGAGACGCTGAGGCTTCTTTGGATCGGCTGCGGCAGGAAGGATTTCCTGTTCGAGGCCAACCAGAAGTTCCTGGCGGCGCTCGATGCGAAGGCGATCCGGCACACGGCTCATATCACGGACGGGGGCCATGAGTGGCCCCTTTGGAGGCACTACCTCAACGAAGTGCTGCCGCTTCTGTTCGACGCGGGCAGGTAG